Within Caulobacter segnis, the genomic segment GCTACGACCTGTCCTGGAGCGACCGAACCTTTCACGGCTTCCCCTTCCGGATGAATGTCGACCTGACCGACGCCCGCGTCGCCGAGCCGACCGGCTGGGCCGTCCGCGCGCCGGTGCTGAAGGGCGAGGCCGAGATCTTCGACCTGACCCACTGGGTGCTGGTCGCCGAGCAGGGCGTGGTCCTGACCCGCCCCGAGGCCGGCGACGTGACGATCACCGGCCAGGCGCTGCGCGCCAGCATCTCGCACGTCTCGGAATATCCGCCGCGCGTCTCGGTCGAGGGCGCCAAGCTGACCTTCGTCCCCGCGGCGGGCGCCAAGCCGTTCGAGCTGCTCTCGGCCGAGGACATGCAGCTGCACCTGCGCGCCGGCCCCGACGACCAGGGCGCGATCTTCTTCAAAGCGGGCGGGGCCAAGACCGCCTTCACGGGCCTCTTGGGCCGCATCGCCCAGGACAAGACCGCCGCGATGATCCTGGAAACGCGCCTGTCGCACGTCTCGTATCTACGCGGCCGTAACTGGGAGGCCGCCGTGAAGCGCTGGAGCGAGGCCGGCGGCCAGATCACTCTGCAGCAAAGCCAGATCCTGGCCGGCGACGCGGTGGGCAAGGCCAAGTCGGGGGTGCTGTCCGTCGACGACAAGGGCCGCGTGACCGGATCCCTGAACGTGGTCATCAAGGAGCGTCCCGACCTTTCCAAGCCGATCCGGACACCCGAACAGGCCCCGGCGGCCGCCGCCCAGGCCCTGGGCCAGGACCCGGAGATCGAGGCCGACCTGAATTTCCGCAACGGCCGAACCCTGCTGGGGGCCTTCGACACGGGCCCCGCGCCGACGGTGTACTGAGCAGGCGGCCAAAACGGCCGGTGGTTCGGCGAGCGCCACGCCGCGACCACAGTGAGCGAGCAACGATCGTTCGAAACGCAATTTCCTTCCCCGCGAGG encodes:
- a CDS encoding DUF2125 domain-containing protein; this encodes MTHNDAAPSRKAPQKARRGRLFTPFILAALVAGGWSYGWFWLRGQAEQRMDEQAADLKSRGYDLSWSDRTFHGFPFRMNVDLTDARVAEPTGWAVRAPVLKGEAEIFDLTHWVLVAEQGVVLTRPEAGDVTITGQALRASISHVSEYPPRVSVEGAKLTFVPAAGAKPFELLSAEDMQLHLRAGPDDQGAIFFKAGGAKTAFTGLLGRIAQDKTAAMILETRLSHVSYLRGRNWEAAVKRWSEAGGQITLQQSQILAGDAVGKAKSGVLSVDDKGRVTGSLNVVIKERPDLSKPIRTPEQAPAAAAQALGQDPEIEADLNFRNGRTLLGAFDTGPAPTVY